The Arachis duranensis cultivar V14167 chromosome 2, aradu.V14167.gnm2.J7QH, whole genome shotgun sequence genome has a window encoding:
- the LOC107475434 gene encoding LOW QUALITY PROTEIN: alanine--glyoxylate aminotransferase 2 homolog 3, mitochondrial-like (The sequence of the model RefSeq protein was modified relative to this genomic sequence to represent the inferred CDS: deleted 2 bases in 1 codon): MAMILARKLLQRRSPQLLRWQSSFPQAAVKNDVASRAAAELELPPFDYAPPPYSGPSGDEILAKRREYLSPSLFHFYKNPVSPRYTIIFSMLIDIFNILFGGIATVCCGHCHPDVVDAIINQTKRLQHSTVLYLNHAIADFAQALASKLPGNLKVVFFTNSGTEANELAIMIARLYTGCHDIISLRNAYHGNAAGTMGATAQSIWKFNVVQSGVHHVVNPDPYRGIFGSDGEKYARDVQDVINFGTSGNVAAFISEAIQGVGGIVELAPGYLPAAYSMVKKAGGLCIADEVQAGFARIGSHFWGFESHGVVPDIVTMAKGIGNGIPLGAVVTTPEIAEVLTRRCYFNTFGGNPVCTAAGLAVLKVIEKEKLQQNALLVGSYLKERLTALKDKYELIGDVRGRGLMLGVELVADRELKTPAKAETLHVMDQIKELGVLIGKGGYYGNVFRITPPLCFTKEDADFLADAMDLTLSRM, encoded by the exons ATGGCGATGATTCTTGCGAGGAAGCTGTTGCAACGGCGATCGCCGCAGCTGCTTCGTTGGCAGAGTAGCTTCCCTCAGGCAGCGGTCAAAAACGACGTTGCATCCAGAGCCGCCGCCGAATTGGAGCTTCCACCGTTTGACTACGCTCCTCCGCCGTACTCCGGTCCTTCTGGTGACGAAATACTGGCGAAGCGGAGGGAGTATCTGAGCCCTTCACTGTTTCATTTTTACAAGAATCCCGTGAGTCCGCGATACACC ATCATTTTCTCTATGTTAattgatatatttaatattttattcggGGGAATTGCTACGGTGTGCTGCGGGCACTGCCACCCCGATGTGGTCGACGCCATCATCAACCAAACCAAACGGTTGCAACACTCTACTGTGCTCTACCTTAACCACGCCATCGCCGATTTTGCCCAAGCTCTCGCTTCCAAACTCCCCGGTAACCTTAAG GTGgtgtttttcacaaattctggaACTGAAGCAAACGAATTAGCGATAATGATAGCAAGGTTGTACACTGGGTGCCATGACATAATATCTTTAAGGAATGCCTATCATGGGAATGCAGCTGGGACCATGGGTGCCACTGCACAAAGCATCTGGAAATTTAATGTAGTTCAg AGTGGTGTTCATCATGTAGTGAATCCAGATCCATACAGAGGTATCTTTGGTTCTGACggagaaaaatatgcaagagatgtccaagatgtcattaaCTTTGGAACTTCTGGAAATGTTGCAGCGTTCATATCTGAAGCAATACAG GGAGTTGGGGGTATTGTGGAATTGGCTCCTGGTTACTTGCCTGCTGCTTACAGTATGGTTAAGAAAGCTGGAGGGCTTTGTATTGCCGATGAAGTTCAGGCTGGCTTTGCTCGCATCGGCAGCCATTTCTGGGGATTTGAGTCTCATGGTGTTGTTCCTGACATAGTCACAATGGCCAAG GGCATTGGAAATGGCATTCCCCTTGGTGCTGTTGTAACTACTCCAGAGATCGCCGAGGTCTTGACGCGCCGATGTTACTTCAACACCTTTGGTGGGAACCCTGTATGTACTGCTGCAGGGTTGGCAGTTCTGAAAGTAATAGAGAAAGAGAAGCTTCAACAAAATGCTCTTCTTGTTGGATCTTACTTGAAGGAGAGGTTAACTGCACtcaaagataaatatgaat TGATTGGTGATGTGAGAGGAAGAGGTCTCATGCTAGGAGTTGAACTTGTCGCCGATCGAGAACTTAAAACTCCTGCAAAAGCCGAAACACTACATGTAATGGACCAAATAAAAG AATTAGGAGTGCTAATTGGAAAGGGTGGTTACTATGGAAATGTCTTCAGAATCACACCACCTCTCTGtttcaccaaagaagatgcag ACTTCCTCGCAGACGCAATGGACTTGACCCTGTCTAGAATGTAA